TGCTTACTCTGATCCGGTCGCACTGATTCGGAGAGCCCTGGCCGAAACGCTGGTCTACTACTACCCGTTGGCCGGTAGGCTCCGAGAAGGACCGAACCGGAAACTCGCAGTAGACTGTACAGGCCAAGGCGTCTTATTCATAGAGGCAGATGCTGACGTTACACTAGCTGAGTTTGAAGAGAAGGATGCTCTTCGTCCTCCCTTCCCTTGCTTTGGAGAACTTCTCTTTGACGTAGAAGGTTCAAGTGAGGTTCTCAACGCGCCTTTGGTTCTTATCCAGGTCAGTATTCAACTTTCAAGTTAACGAAAAGTTTTAACTTGTTGGAAAAAAGTTAGTActgtttcataatataattgttattctgtttcaaaaaatatatgatattcaTATATCtatacaattttctttttactgaATACTGTGTAATCAGTAAAAGTTTTACAAACATTTATATAAGagttattcttaggttcacccctagagtgaacttagaggttcacccaaccaataagaatcactcatttcacaattgatatcttttaaataaggaaacaaaatattgtcaagttatattatattttaaaataaataaaataaaaacaaataaaaataatagtagttataaaaaatgatttaaaaatatattttaacattttcaaaaaataaaataaaccctaaaccctaaatcataaaccctaaacccttgagtataccctaaacctttgggtatatgctaaacctttggataatcttaaactctaaaccctaaactctagtatatgcaaaagaaatttagatattttaacgcCCTCATCGAAATACTAagccctaaatcataaactctaaaccctaaacctttggataaaccctaaactctttttaggattaaggatttgatatttttaagatttagtgtttaatgtttttaatttaaattttagagtttaggtttagtgttttgatgacggatttaaaatatttttaatcttttttgcatatattactattttatttatttttgacatttttattttaaaaccataatataacttgataatattttgtttctttatttaaaaaatatcaattgtgaaatgagtgattcatattggttgggtgaacctctaagttcactctaggggtgaacccaagaataattCTTTATATAACTAATTGAGTTATATGtaataaatacattaaatggTGTCTTGTTCAAATACAATgattgatgtaaaaaaaaatacaacgattttttttaaccgtgtgtttaattttttttttcaaataaaacatgaaaacatTTTGGGGCtgttaaaaaaaaggaaaaatatgtgttttctttttttcttttttcttttttttttaagatgaaAGAATGTGTtgaaaaatatgtgttttcagGAGAGATATAGTACACAGAGATATTACTTAGTATcaataaaagagaaaattatttttaacatttaatagttgcaaaaaaaaaagagaaaaaagaagattacATTTATAGGTGATATATTAATTTCTTGTAGGTCACGCGTCTGAGATGTGGCGGGTTTATCTTCGCCATCCGTCTCAACCACGTAATGGCCGACGCGGGAGGTCTCTCACTCTTCATTAAAACGATTGGCGAGTTCGCACGTGGATGTCACGCTCCAACGATCCCTCCGACTTGGGAACGTCACCTTCTGAGCGCCAGAGTCCCGCCGCGTGTGACACAAACGCACCGCGAGTACGACGAACCGGCTACGGCAGAGACGGAACCCGCCACTGGAGACGGTGAGACTCTGGTCAGCAAGTCGTTCTTCTTCGGCGGCGCAGAGATGTCAGCCATAAGGAGGCTCCTCTCACCGGATATAGCCAAAAGCAGCACCGGTATTGAAACGCTGACGGCGTTCCTGTGGCGTCATCGCACCGCCGCTCTACGACCCGACCCGAACAAGGAGATGCGAGTTATATTCATAGTCAACGCGCGTCCCAAGCTCAAAAACCCAACGTTACCTCGTGGATACTACGGAAACGCGTTTGCGTTCCCAGTCGCAATCGCAAACGCCAGAGACCTAGCGGAGAAGTCGTTAGAGTTCGCTTTGAGACTGGTGAAGGAAGCTAAAGCGAGCGTGACTGAGGAGTACATGCGATCGCTTGCGGATCTGATGGTGGCCAAGGGGAGACCAGCGTTCTCTACGGACGGAGCTTACTTGATATCTGATGTGAGAAACTTTTCGGATATCGATCTCGGAGTTTGGGGTAAACCGGTTTACGGAGGAATAGGTACGGCTGGAGTTGTGGATTTTCCCGGGTCTAGTTTCTACGTTTCGGTTGAGAACAGGAAAGGTGAGAGAGGGATTCTTGTACCTGTTTGTTTGCCGGAGAAGGCTATGCAAAGGTTCGTGGAAGAGCTCGAGGGAGTGTTTAATGGTCAGTCTGTTGTGTCCAGCACTGGAGGAAACAAAAGCCATGGTAAACTGATCGTGTCTTGTCTGTAAAACATTAAtgataaactatattttaattaacgAGGAACTTCATACCAAGTTTGGCGCATGTCTTTTATTtggcaaaaaataaaataaaaattgtggcGCATGTCTTTTACTTTCGATGTaagatattttcttttacagaattgttatattttcagtttattttgtTGCTTTAAGTCCACCATCACTGTATTACTCATGCCGATGACAGATA
This portion of the Raphanus sativus cultivar WK10039 unplaced genomic scaffold, ASM80110v3 Scaffold0641, whole genome shotgun sequence genome encodes:
- the LOC108846961 gene encoding (Z)-3-hexen-1-ol acetyltransferase, which encodes MELKIPPPVTSGSLTFKVNRREPELVSPAKPTPRELKLLSDIDDQEGLRFHIPSIFFYRNNPNAYSDPVALIRRALAETLVYYYPLAGRLREGPNRKLAVDCTGQGVLFIEADADVTLAEFEEKDALRPPFPCFGELLFDVEGSSEVLNAPLVLIQVTRLRCGGFIFAIRLNHVMADAGGLSLFIKTIGEFARGCHAPTIPPTWERHLLSARVPPRVTQTHREYDEPATAETEPATGDGETLVSKSFFFGGAEMSAIRRLLSPDIAKSSTGIETLTAFLWRHRTAALRPDPNKEMRVIFIVNARPKLKNPTLPRGYYGNAFAFPVAIANARDLAEKSLEFALRLVKEAKASVTEEYMRSLADLMVAKGRPAFSTDGAYLISDVRNFSDIDLGVWGKPVYGGIGTAGVVDFPGSSFYVSVENRKGERGILVPVCLPEKAMQRFVEELEGVFNGQSVVSSTGGNKSHGKLIVSCL